One window from the genome of Asterias amurensis chromosome 12, ASM3211899v1 encodes:
- the LOC139944908 gene encoding uncharacterized protein, with translation MAWDAYKDSLDGYYVAEIQKRGEKGPSQLTKVGIFGLSDGNPWMSTNKPWSLQAAPGEITAIASSYTQNPSPLGGTGIKLGSLKFMYLRNDETTIFGKKKGVGALCIYKSKTALLVVIAGEAAQAGDLNSATIKLGDYLSSTGM, from the exons ATGGCTTGGGATGCATACAAGGACTCCCTGGACGGCTACTATGTTGCAGAAATCCAGAAACGTGGGGAGAAGGGACCAAGTCAGCTCACAAAGGTGGGGATTTTTGGATTAAGCGATGGAAATCCGTGGATGTCGACGAACAAACCTTGGTCGTTGCAG GCTGCACCTGGTGAGATAACAGCGATCGCATCGTCCTACACACAAAATCCCAGTCCACTAGGTGGCACAGGCATCAAACTAGGCTCTTTGAAATTCATGTACTTGAGGAATGATGAGACGACGATATTCGGAAAGAAGAAAGGCGTTGGAGCTCTCTGCATTTATAAATCAAAAACAG CTCTTCTGGTCGTCATTGCCGGTGAAGCTGCCCAAGCCGGAGATCTAAACAGTGCCACCATCAAGCTAGGAGATTACCTCTCATCTACTGGCATGTAA